A portion of the candidate division KSB1 bacterium genome contains these proteins:
- the aroB gene encoding 3-dehydroquinate synthase, producing the protein METLKVELGSRSYPIFIGTDSLAQLGELLKLYKVGERFAVITNTVVDRHYGEKILASLEAAKLRADKIVVADGERHKNLKTCERIVGEMLQRHCDRQTAVIALGGGVIGDLAGFVAATFMRGIEWVQTPTTLLAQVDASIGGKTGVNHPLGKNMIGAFHQPRLVWIDTATLNTLPPREIVCGLAEIVKHALIRDRQYFEFLETRLPDLLQLDQPAMIKAIHRSCQIKAEMVAQDERESAQRALLNFGHTVGHALEAAGGFRLVRHGEAVLLGMLAEAYLSCEADLLAGEAFTRIENFLKRLPQKRRLEGIAISLVEQCMALDKKVKHGQLRLVLLRDIGDAVVTADWPREKLARAIQYALS; encoded by the coding sequence GCAGTTATCCGATTTTCATCGGAACGGACTCGCTCGCGCAGCTCGGCGAGCTGCTCAAGCTGTACAAAGTCGGCGAGCGTTTCGCTGTCATCACCAACACCGTCGTTGACCGGCACTACGGCGAAAAAATTCTTGCCAGCCTCGAAGCGGCCAAATTGCGCGCGGATAAAATCGTCGTCGCCGACGGCGAGCGCCACAAGAATCTCAAAACCTGTGAGCGCATTGTCGGGGAAATGCTGCAGCGGCATTGCGACCGGCAAACCGCGGTGATCGCGCTGGGTGGCGGCGTCATTGGCGATCTCGCCGGATTTGTGGCGGCGACGTTCATGCGCGGCATCGAATGGGTGCAAACGCCGACGACCTTGCTGGCGCAGGTTGACGCCAGCATCGGCGGCAAAACCGGCGTGAATCATCCGCTCGGTAAAAACATGATCGGCGCGTTTCATCAGCCCCGCCTGGTTTGGATCGACACCGCCACCTTGAACACGCTGCCGCCGCGTGAAATCGTTTGCGGGCTGGCCGAAATTGTCAAGCATGCCCTCATCCGCGACCGCCAGTATTTTGAATTTCTCGAAACCCGTCTGCCGGATTTGTTGCAACTCGATCAACCGGCGATGATCAAAGCCATTCATCGCAGTTGCCAGATCAAAGCCGAAATGGTGGCGCAGGACGAGCGTGAATCAGCGCAGCGCGCCTTGCTGAATTTTGGCCACACCGTCGGTCATGCGCTCGAAGCCGCCGGCGGTTTTCGCCTCGTGCGCCATGGCGAAGCGGTTCTGCTCGGGATGCTGGCCGAAGCGTATCTGTCCTGCGAGGCTGATCTGCTGGCTGGCGAGGCGTTCACCCGCATTGAAAATTTTTTAAAACGCCTTCCGCAAAAACGGCGTTTGGAGGGTATTGCCATATCATTAGTGGAGCAGTGTATGGCTTTGGACAAAAAAGTCAAGCACGGCCAACTTCGCCTGGTTTTGCTGCGCGACATCGGCGACGCCGTGGTGACGGCTGACTGGCCGCGCGAAAAATTGGCGCGGGCTATCCAGTATGCGCTGTCGTAA